In the genome of Fructilactobacillus hinvesii, the window TTAATAACCTGCGCCATGTACTCATGAAAATCTGGTTGTAAGTCTTCATAAAAGGCAGCCGCTTTTCCAGCAATTACATGTTCTAGCGGTCCCCCTTGGGTGCGTGGGAAGACCGCCGAATTCAACTGTTTGGAGTACTTAGCTTGGGAGAGAATTAACCCACCCCGTGGTCCTCGCAACGTTTTGTGGGTCGTAGTTGTAACCACATCGGCAATTCCTACTGGATTGGGATGTAATCCAGCGGCCACTAATCCAGCAATGTGAGCCATATCAACCATGAGGTAAGCTCCCACTTCATCAGCAATTTTTCGGAATTCGCGCCAGTCAATGATCCGACTGTATGCTGAAGCACCGGCCACAATCATTTTAGGGTGGACCTGTTCGGCCAGCTCACGAATAGCTGCAAAATCAAGTCGTTCCGTTTCATGATTTAATCCATAGGCATATGAATGGTAAATTTTGCCAGAAAAGCTGACCTTGGCACCGTGAGTTAAGTGTCCTCCAGCATTAAGATCCATTCCTAAAATTACATCACCTGGTTGTAAAAAGGCCGCATAGGCTGCCTCATTTGCTTGAGATCCAGAGTGCGGTTGTACGTTCGCATATTCAGCCCCAAAAAGTTGCTTAGCTCGTTCGATGGCCAAATTTTCTACCACATCAATGTATTGACACCCACCGTAGTAGCGGTGTCCTGGGTATCCTTCAGCATATTTATTGGTTAGGACTGATCCCTGTGCGGCGCGCACTGCCTGAGACGCAATGTTTTCTGATGCAATTAATTCAATCGTATCAGCTTGACGTTGCTCTTCATCGTGAATGGCATCCCATAACTGTGGATCTAGGCGTTGGTAGTCTGCTGTCATTTCTTTTCCTCCAGATTTTCTTTAATCCGTTGCTGCGCCCCCAAAGTGGTGCTGCCCAGCTGCCTTCGTCAGTCGATTCATGTACGCCTCTCCTAATCCAGTAGTTGTAAAACCCTGAACCAGAATGGTCGCAAACGAATCATCCAGGTCAAACGTTCGTAAACCAGCAAACAATCCATGGCTGGCAGTTTTAACGTTCGTTCCTAGACTATATGTTACTACATTTTCAGGCCATTTG includes:
- the glyA gene encoding serine hydroxymethyltransferase, translated to MTADYQRLDPQLWDAIHDEEQRQADTIELIASENIASQAVRAAQGSVLTNKYAEGYPGHRYYGGCQYIDVVENLAIERAKQLFGAEYANVQPHSGSQANEAAYAAFLQPGDVILGMDLNAGGHLTHGAKVSFSGKIYHSYAYGLNHETERLDFAAIRELAEQVHPKMIVAGASAYSRIIDWREFRKIADEVGAYLMVDMAHIAGLVAAGLHPNPVGIADVVTTTTHKTLRGPRGGLILSQAKYSKQLNSAVFPRTQGGPLEHVIAGKAAAFYEDLQPDFHEYMAQVIKNAQAMADEFNHSEHIRVVSDGTDNHLLNIDLTGTELTGKDAQNLLDSVNITTNKEALPNEQRSPFITSGVRLGTPAITSRGFDEADARQVAQLIIKTVDHPHDEETLAEVRATVQSLCKTHPITR